CAATAATTTCAGATTGGTGACCAATCCGTGGTGGTGGCGCTGCGATCACCAACCTCGCGCGACCATTCGACCGGGGAGCCGCTCGCACGGCGGTCCGCAACGAAATCGGCCCGGCGCCGTCAGACGTCTTCGAACCACTTGTCACCGTGGCCGACGTCGAGAGACCGCTTACGAGAATGGGCTAAAAATAGAGCCGCAGTTGGAACGGACAATACCCATGAACGTGGGTAGTCAGCCTTCGCGCCCGCGCGACCGGAGAGGCGGGCGTCAATTCAATTTGCGCATCGAATGGACGGACAACAAACCCGGCATTCACCTCAACGAATGCCGGGGAGTCGTTCATCACGAGCCAATAAACTCACATTCCGCGTCCGGAACGACGACGCAAAACCGCCAGCAACCCCACGCCCGCCCCAACCAGCGCCAGCGATGACGGCTCCGGCACGGGACTGATGTCCACGGTCAGGTTGTCCAGGTTGATGTCAGCGCTGTTGCCGTTGCCGATTCTCAACCCGTCAAGCGCCAGGCCGGCCGGTCCGGTGCCGCTGGCAGAAAACCCGGAGGATGAGAACGTCCAGGCGCCGGTGTCGTATTCGTAAGTCAGCGTCAGGTGATTGTTCAGCGTGCTGTCGGCACCAAAGTAGCGGCCAATGGAGCCGTCCGTGCCCCAGGCAGAAGCGCTGGGATCGCCCGCAAACATTGTTTCCGATCCCGGGTTGTTGGCGTCCACAAAACCCGCATACAGGCTGATTCCCGCCCAGCCATTGTTGAGTGACGCACCATTGGACGGCGGAAGCGTGTCGAAAGAAAGCGTGAGCACCTCGCCGGCTCCCAAAGCGGCGGTGAAGCTGTTGAACAGCAGCCGCTGATCGCCGCTGGTGTCCAACGAATTGGCCGCGCTGACGGCCGCCGGGCCCGGATTGGCCCCGGCGCTTCCGCCCCAAAGCCCCCCGACGTCCGCGGCTTTGCCGATGATCAAGGTTCCCGGAGCTTCGCTAAAATCATCAGAAAACACAGTGCTTCCGCGGCACAGGGACGGGCAGGCTGCCAGCGCCAGGCCGGCAAACAAGGGAGTCAAAACGTGAATTGAGCGACGGAAGAGCGGTTGTTTCATGCGCAGGTTTTTTGTTTTAGGAATCCAAATGTCACCCCGGGTCGTTTTTGAGCGACCGGCTCAAGGGGATCGGCGGGAGAGGCTACAACTGCTGCGGGGCGCAACAATACCCATAAACGGGTGTATGCCAAACCAGTTGGAGTCGGCCGCAGGCGGGAACATCAAAACCCATCGCGCGGGGTTCAGCGCCATTGATGCCCGGTCACGCCGGCCCGTGTTTTACGGCACCACGAAAGGCGGGGGCTGCAGATATTTCGCCGCCGCTTCACCCCGCGAATGGACGTGCAGCTTGGCGTATATGTGCTTCACGTTCATGCGGACGGTTTCGATGCTGAGCGATAGCTGATGCGCGATGTCCTTGTAAGTCGAGCCCTTGGCAAGCAGTTCCAGCACTTGTTGTTCCCGCGGAGACAGGGCGGCCACGCTGTCGTCCTTGGCGGCGCCGATCTGGTTGAAGTAAGCCACCACCTTGCGGGCAATGCTGCTCGACATGGGCGAGCCGCTGCCATGCACCTGCCGGATCGCCTCCAACAACTCCCCGGTGCTGGTGCGTTTCAACAGGTAACCACTGGCGCCGGCCAGCAGCGAATTGAAAATTTTCTCGCTCTCCTCATAGACCGTCAGCATGAGACACCGCACTTCCGGCCAGAGCGTTTTGAGCCGTTTGACGCACTCCACACCGTCCATGCCCGGCAGGTTGATGTCCATCAGCACCACGTCGGGCGCATCATTGGGGATGCCCCGCAGGGCTGCCTCCGCTGTTCGATACGCATTGACGCAGTTCAAGTCCGGATCGCTGTTGATTTCCCGGGCCAGATTTTCCCGCAACCAGGCCTGGTCCTCGACGATCACCACCTTGATCCGGGCGGTGGCGGAACGGTTTTTGTCACCGGTAGTTTTCATGATGCGGTTTTCCCCCGGCGGATCGGAAAATAAAATCTCACGTCGGTGCCCGCTCCCGGCCGGGTGGCAAATTCCACCCCACCGCCGATGGCGCTCATTCGTCGCTGCATGTTTTCCAGGCCATTTCCCACGCCGGTGGCTTGATCGAGCCGGAAGCCTGTGCCGTTGTCCGCCACCCGGATGGAAATTTGATTTTCTCCCACCTGCAAAGCGAGCTGGATTTCCGTGCAGGCCGCATGCTTGACGGCGTTGTTCAAGGCTTCCTTGACCACCATGAACAGGGCGTGCCGGACCTCGGCCGTCACCGGCAGGTCAGGCAGGGCCAGCGGCACCTGCAACTGGCAGGCGATGGTGGTTGAACCCAGCAGATCCTTCATGAAATACACGAGGTAGTCGGCCATTTCCTTCAACGTGTCGTTCCGGGGATTGATCGCCCAGACGATTTCGTCCATGGCCCGGATGGTGTCGCGGGCCGTTGCTGCAATGGTCTGGCGCGTCTCGGCGTTCGCCTCCCTGACCTGCTCATGCAGCTCCATCAAATCGCTGAGCTTGCTGATTTTTGTGAGGCTTACCCCCACTTCATCGTGAATGTCCTGGGCGATGCGGGTCCGCTCCGTCGCGACCGCCCGCTCCTTTTCAAGCTGCTGGATTTGGACCTGGGCACGCCGCCGTTCCAACAGCTGCACCGCCCCCGCCACCGCCGCCAGCAACATCGCCACGCAGATCGCCACGAACCACCATGCCTGCCAGAAATGCCGCAACAGCACGTCTTCAAATGACGTTCCCACCACCATCTCGCTGAACTTCCAGCCCCCACCGTAGCCCCGATGGATCAGGCGGAATTCGTCGAAGGTGGCGTCGGTCTCAAAATGAACCACGATGTTCCTGGGCTGGTTGAATTCGGTCGCCCCGGTGGAAAGATCCGGGTTCAGCCAGACCGTGACGCGCGCGTCCCGACCGGGCTCGTAATCAATTTTAAAAACGATATACCGCGGCGTGCCGGCCCGCATATACTCGTAGGCAAACGGCGGATCGGGAGACGCCGAGTTGAAATCCTGGAAGCCCTTCGGTGCCTTGGGCACATGCAGGGCCGAGTAAGCCATGGCCCCTCCGGCATTGCCGATGCCCAAGTGCTCCTGCCGTTTTGCCACCAGCATGAATCCGGCCTCGAATTGATTGATCACCTTCGCGGCCGTGTCGGAAATCGGATCGACCTTGATACGAAAATAAAGCGTGCCAGACGAATTGGTGGTCTGTGGCGGAATTGCCCCGTGAAGAATGTCCTCCCCGTCGCCGTTGTTGCAAACCAGGACCGCTCCAGGATGGCTCCACAAAATCGCGCCCCGTGCGGGAAACGCAACGGCCAGAAACGCGACGGCCAACATGACCGCCGCGCTCATCCGCCTGACCTCGTGATTGCCTTGGAGTGTCCTGCGCGCCCGGCCCGCTTCGCCACACCACGCTTCCATGTGCCGGTGTCCTTGAAGCGTGAGGGTTTTGTGGGAGGTCTTCACCGTTGATGCCGTTGCCCGGATTCATGGGGAACAGCCTGGCCCGGGCTTCAAAGGCGGCTACTTCACCAACACTTCGGCAATCTGCACGGCGTTCAAGGCGGCGCCCTTGAGCAACTGGTCGCCGCAGACCCAGAAGGCCAGGCCGTTCTCCATGGCGCAGTCCCGGCGGATGCGCCCGACCTCGCAATGGTATTTCTCGGACGTGAACAGGGGCATCGGATACTTTTTGTTCTCCGGCTCGTCCACCAGATCCAGACCGGGCGCCTGTTTGAGGACGTCGCGCGCCGCGGCCACGGTGACGGGCTGCTCGAACTCGGCACTTACGGCCACGGAATGCGAGCGATACACGGGCACCCGCACGCAGGTCACACTGGCCCGGAAGGAAGGATGATGCATGATCTTGCGTCCCTCGTTTTCCATCTTCATTTCCTCCTTGGTGTAACCCGAAGGCAGGAAGGCATCGACCTGCGGCAGCACGTTGAACGCGATCTGATGCGGGTAAACCTCCTTGGTTACCGGCTGCTGGTTGACAATCTGGCCAACCTGCCGTTCCAGTTCCTCGAGCGCCTTGGCGCCCGTGCCGGACACGGCCTGATAACTGGAGGCAAAAATGCGCTTCACGCCAAAGGCCTTGTGCAACGGATACAACGCCATCAGGGTGATGGCCGTGGTGCAGTTGGGGTTCGCAATGATGCCCTTGTGCCACCGGCAGTCCTCCGCGTTGATTTCCGGAATCACCAGCGGGACGTTGTCGTCCTGCCGGAAGGCGCTCGAGTTGTCCACCACCACGCAGCCGGCCTTGGCCGCGATGGGCGCGAACTCCTTGGAAATGCTGCCACCCGCACTGAAGAGCGCGAGGTCGATGCCCGCAAACGAATCCTGGGTCAATTCCTGCACTGTGATGTCCGTGCCCTTGAATTTCAGCTTCTTGCCGGCCGACCGGGCCGAAGCCAGCAGCGTCAGCTTCCCGACCGGAAACTGACGCTTTTCCAAGGTTTTGATCATTTCAATGCCAACGGCGCCCGTCGCGCCGACCACGGCCACATGCGGATTGCGATTCATAAAGCGGCGGGAGGATACCCGCGAAGCGCAGCGTGTCAACGTGAGGCGGCCGGTATTGCCCTTGAAATCGGCCGGAGCGAAACTACTCTGTCTCCGAAGCAAGTGGCCGTCATTTGCTTGGAATTTGGGATCCAACACCATGCCCATCAGCCGAGGCCGCCGCACTTGGACGTCGTTTGACGAGATGCGCGAGGCCGCCGAAAAAGGCGACCCGCAGGCACAATGCTACCTGGGAGTCTGCTACCAGACCGGCCAGAGCGTCGCGCCGGATCCCGTCGAGGCCGTGCGCTGGTATCGCAAGGCGGCCGACCAGAACGATCCCGTGGCCCAATGTTACCTCGGCTTCTGCTATCAGTCCGGCATTGGCGTGCCGCAGGAATTTGGCGAAGCCGCCAAATGGTATCGCGAAGCGGCCGAACAAGGTGACCCCGCCGCCCAATACAACCTCGGCGTCCTCTACGAAACCGGCCAGGGCGTCCCGCAGAATTTTGCGGAGGCCTTCAAATGGTTCCAAGCCGCCGCGGAACAAGGCGAACCGCAGGCCCAGTTCAATCTCGGCGTTTACCACGAAACCGGCCAGATCGTCCCACAGGACTTCGCGGAAGCGGTCCGCTGGTATCGGCTGTCCGCCGAACAGGAATGCGCCCCCGCCCAGTGCAATCTCGGCCTGTGTTATCAGACCGGCCGCGGCGTGGAGCCCGACAATCGCCAGGCCGTCCGCTGGTTCATTCGCGCCGCCAAACAGGGGGACAAAACCGCCCAGCATAATCTCGGCGTGCACTACGCCATGCTGGAAATTGAAGCCGAAGAAAAGGCGCTGGCGGATGCCGAGGCCGGGACGGAAGGAGAAGCCGAACCCACCGCCGAAGAGGAGGCATAAGCCCGCCGTTCACCCGCCCGCCGGCTTTCCGCTCGCCGCCTTTCGCCGGACCTGACGCAGCCGCGCTTTGACGCGCAATTTGACCCGGCGTCCGAGTGCCTCCACGCGGTTGTGCGCCACGTCCCGCAGCAGCGTGTAGCGGGTGTGCGGCAAGCCGCTGTTCGCAATGTCCTCGGGTGCCGTGTTCTTCACGTCCACCCCGGGCACCAAATCCATGCCTGCCCGGCGAAAAATGTGCCGCACGAATGCCGAACAAAAAATGGACCGTTCGCGCGCCAGCAGATTCGCCTCCGCCCGCAAGGGTGCATGGCGCAGGGCAATCAAGGTGCCGAACAGTTCACGGATGGAGTAGCGCTCGTGATTGGCCACGAGTTCCAGCCCCTCACAAACGAGCGTCTTCACCTGTTCCGCCGACAGGCCGAAGTCCAGAACGGCCAGCGAGGAATAAAGTCCCTCATCGTGGTATTTCGTGACGCGATTTTCCTGCACGCCGAGTTGAATGTGTTTGCGATGGATTTGGATGTCCGATTCCACCACCCAGTGATGGCCGTCCACCCGCACCCCTTCAAATACAAAGGCGTGCGACCAAACGCCCCATTGACGCCGGTCATGCAGGTGTCGTTGCGCGCGACAGATGGCCTGATCCACGAGGGTGGTTCCGCCCGCCAGCCCGATCCGGCCCGGCGCGGCGTAACGTTCAAGAAACTCGCGATTGGAAAGCCCGTTGACGGGGATGATTTCACCCATACGTATGTGGAGAAGAATTTCCGGGCCAGTGCGTGCCCGGCCACGCCGCACATGGAGGCATGAACCGGTCCCCCGCGCAACCCCGAATCGCCCTCCCAAAAACTAGGGATTGAATCAGGCGCGACCGACGTTAGATTGCCCGGAAGCCGGGCGGCCCGGCTGGTGAATCCCACCCTGGAAGTTTCAGCGGATGGCGTGACGCGTGATTGGAATAGAAATGGCCGTTGAAGTGAACCCAAACCAGACCGGACCGACGCATGAGATCAGCCCTGATCGTCGATGACGACGCGGATTACCGCGCGCTGGTGGCCGACCAGTTGCGAACCGGCGGCTGGGCTTTTTGGGAGGCGGACAACGGCGAGCGCGCCATGGAGCTGATCCGCGAACACCGGCCGGCGGTCGTGGTCTGTGACCTGTTGATGCCGCGCGGCAACGGGTTCCAAGTCTGCCAGAATTTGCGGTCCGATCCCCAATTGCGCGGCACGCGCATTGTCATCACCACGGGCCGCTCGTTTCCCAGCGACCGGCAGGCCGCCCTGGAAGCAGGAGCCGACGCTTATTTTGTGAAACCGTTCGATGTGCCCACGCTGGTGCACATGTTGCAGGAGCTTGTTGAGAGCCCGACCACCACGCCTCCGCCGCCGGCCGCCGGTGCTGCAGACGAACGCGTCTGGTTGAAATTCTGGGGCGTGCGCGGTTCGATTGCCACGCCCGGTCCGGCCACGGTTGGTTACGGTGGCAACACGGCATGCGTCGAACTGCGCGCCCACGGTCAGATCATCATCCTGGACGCAGGCACGGGCTTGCGCGCGCTGGGCCGTGAACTGACGCGCGAATTCAAGGAACAGCCCCTGCAGTTAGACATCCTGCTCACCCACACGCATTGGGACCACATCCAGGGGCTGCCGTTCTTTCAACCTCTTTACCGGTCCAACAACCGCATCCGCATCTTCGGCTACGAAGGGGCGCGCAACGGGCTGTTCAAAGTCCTCTCCAGCCAGATGGAAAGCCCCTACTTCCCCGTGGGTTTCGAGGAACTGCCCAGCAACGTCGAGATTGATGAATTGCGGGACATGGATTTCCCGGTGGGCAACGTTCGCGTGCAGGCATTCTTCGCCAACCACCCGGGCATTTGTGTGGGCTACCGGCTGACGACCCAGGCCGGCTCCGTGGCTTTTTTCCCGGACAACGAACCGCCCAACCGGCTCCATCACCGGCCCGAGGGAAGTCCGCCGGCCGTCAACACCCGCTTTGCGCAGAGCGAATCGCGCAAGCTGGTCGAGTTCCTGCGGGACACGGATGTGTTGATTTTGGATGCCCAATACGATGCGGAAGAATACGAACGGCACAAGGGCTGGGGCCACGGCTGTGTGAACGACGTCGTTGAACTCGCCATCGCGGCCCACGCCAAACGGCTTTACCTCTTTCACCACGATCCGGACCACGACGACGCGAAGATTGGTTCCATGGTGGAACAGGCCCGGCAACTGGCCGCACAGCGGCATTCGACCATCGAGATTGAGGCCGCCCGCGAAGGGATGGTGGTTCAACTGAACACCCCGAAGCCGGCCGGCGGCGAAACGTGAGCCAGCCGCGCGGCGCGCTCAGCCCTTCCAATCCAGCGCCCGTTTCTTCAGGGCATAGACGTAACCCACGACGAGAATTCCCAGGAAGGAAAGCATGGCGCCCAAAATCAGGCCCGCCTGGTGACGTAACATGTCCTTGTAAACCACCGCCCACGGATAGAGAAAGACCACTTCGATGTCGAAGAGGATGAACAGCATCGCCACCAGGTAGAACTTTACCGAAAGACGCGTGCTGCCCTCGCCAATGGGGAGCATGCCGCACTCGTAAGCCGTATCCTTGATCTTGGACCGTTTCGCGGACCGGCCAAGCATCACTGAGCCCACGAGCATGCCGCCGGTGAACAGGACCGCCAAGCAGCCGAGCATCAGGACCGGCAAATACTGCTGAAGTTGCGTCGTCTCCACGCACCGGATTGTAGGCGTCGGGCCATCCAGTTCAAGGCGTTTCCCCAATGCGCCAGGCAACGAACATCCTCTGGCATCTGCATCTGGAACGTGAGTTGAACAGAAGGCTTGGCCGACACCATGACTTCGACTGATTTCGGAGAAATCCGGAATTTCCGTGTTTTCCCTGCCAACGTTTCCCGCTACATCACCCCGGCGCACCCTGCGCCATCATGGAAGCTAACCAATTTGCCGAGTTTGAAAGCAAAATGCGGGCGGCCGGCTTGAACGATGCCTGCATCACCGCGTTCCGCCACAATTACGCAGCGCTGGTCGCCGGGCAGACCGGCCAGATTCCCGAGGCCAGCATCCAGCCGGTCTCCGCGCTGCCGCGGTATGAGGAACTGCCCCGGACCGCCCGGCCAAACATCCAACTGCTGGGGCAAACGGTTGTGCTGAAGCTCAATGGTGGTCTCGGCACCAGCATGGGGCTCGAATCACCCAAGTCGCTCCTGCCGGTCAGGGACGGCGAAACCTTTCTCGATCTGATTGCCCGCCAGATTT
This genomic stretch from Verrucomicrobiia bacterium harbors:
- a CDS encoding PEP-CTERM sorting domain-containing protein (PEP-CTERM proteins occur, often in large numbers, in the proteomes of bacteria that also encode an exosortase, a predicted intramembrane cysteine proteinase. The presence of a PEP-CTERM domain at a protein's C-terminus predicts cleavage within the sorting domain, followed by covalent anchoring to some some component of the (usually Gram-negative) cell surface. Many PEP-CTERM proteins exhibit an unusual sequence composition that includes large numbers of potential glycosylation sites. Expression of one such protein has been shown restore the ability of a bacterium to form floc, a type of biofilm.): MKQPLFRRSIHVLTPLFAGLALAACPSLCRGSTVFSDDFSEAPGTLIIGKAADVGGLWGGSAGANPGPAAVSAANSLDTSGDQRLLFNSFTAALGAGEVLTLSFDTLPPSNGASLNNGWAGISLYAGFVDANNPGSETMFAGDPSASAWGTDGSIGRYFGADSTLNNHLTLTYEYDTGAWTFSSSGFSASGTGPAGLALDGLRIGNGNSADINLDNLTVDISPVPEPSSLALVGAGVGLLAVLRRRSGRGM
- a CDS encoding response regulator transcription factor — protein: MKTTGDKNRSATARIKVVIVEDQAWLRENLAREINSDPDLNCVNAYRTAEAALRGIPNDAPDVVLMDINLPGMDGVECVKRLKTLWPEVRCLMLTVYEESEKIFNSLLAGASGYLLKRTSTGELLEAIRQVHGSGSPMSSSIARKVVAYFNQIGAAKDDSVAALSPREQQVLELLAKGSTYKDIAHQLSLSIETVRMNVKHIYAKLHVHSRGEAAAKYLQPPPFVVP
- a CDS encoding sensor histidine kinase, which gives rise to MEAWCGEAGRARRTLQGNHEVRRMSAAVMLAVAFLAVAFPARGAILWSHPGAVLVCNNGDGEDILHGAIPPQTTNSSGTLYFRIKVDPISDTAAKVINQFEAGFMLVAKRQEHLGIGNAGGAMAYSALHVPKAPKGFQDFNSASPDPPFAYEYMRAGTPRYIVFKIDYEPGRDARVTVWLNPDLSTGATEFNQPRNIVVHFETDATFDEFRLIHRGYGGGWKFSEMVVGTSFEDVLLRHFWQAWWFVAICVAMLLAAVAGAVQLLERRRAQVQIQQLEKERAVATERTRIAQDIHDEVGVSLTKISKLSDLMELHEQVREANAETRQTIAATARDTIRAMDEIVWAINPRNDTLKEMADYLVYFMKDLLGSTTIACQLQVPLALPDLPVTAEVRHALFMVVKEALNNAVKHAACTEIQLALQVGENQISIRVADNGTGFRLDQATGVGNGLENMQRRMSAIGGGVEFATRPGAGTDVRFYFPIRRGKTAS
- a CDS encoding aspartate-semialdehyde dehydrogenase, which encodes MNRNPHVAVVGATGAVGIEMIKTLEKRQFPVGKLTLLASARSAGKKLKFKGTDITVQELTQDSFAGIDLALFSAGGSISKEFAPIAAKAGCVVVDNSSAFRQDDNVPLVIPEINAEDCRWHKGIIANPNCTTAITLMALYPLHKAFGVKRIFASSYQAVSGTGAKALEELERQVGQIVNQQPVTKEVYPHQIAFNVLPQVDAFLPSGYTKEEMKMENEGRKIMHHPSFRASVTCVRVPVYRSHSVAVSAEFEQPVTVAAARDVLKQAPGLDLVDEPENKKYPMPLFTSEKYHCEVGRIRRDCAMENGLAFWVCGDQLLKGAALNAVQIAEVLVK
- a CDS encoding tetratricopeptide repeat protein: MPISRGRRTWTSFDEMREAAEKGDPQAQCYLGVCYQTGQSVAPDPVEAVRWYRKAADQNDPVAQCYLGFCYQSGIGVPQEFGEAAKWYREAAEQGDPAAQYNLGVLYETGQGVPQNFAEAFKWFQAAAEQGEPQAQFNLGVYHETGQIVPQDFAEAVRWYRLSAEQECAPAQCNLGLCYQTGRGVEPDNRQAVRWFIRAAKQGDKTAQHNLGVHYAMLEIEAEEKALADAEAGTEGEAEPTAEEEA
- a CDS encoding response regulator; this encodes MRSALIVDDDADYRALVADQLRTGGWAFWEADNGERAMELIREHRPAVVVCDLLMPRGNGFQVCQNLRSDPQLRGTRIVITTGRSFPSDRQAALEAGADAYFVKPFDVPTLVHMLQELVESPTTTPPPPAAGAADERVWLKFWGVRGSIATPGPATVGYGGNTACVELRAHGQIIILDAGTGLRALGRELTREFKEQPLQLDILLTHTHWDHIQGLPFFQPLYRSNNRIRIFGYEGARNGLFKVLSSQMESPYFPVGFEELPSNVEIDELRDMDFPVGNVRVQAFFANHPGICVGYRLTTQAGSVAFFPDNEPPNRLHHRPEGSPPAVNTRFAQSESRKLVEFLRDTDVLILDAQYDAEEYERHKGWGHGCVNDVVELAIAAHAKRLYLFHHDPDHDDAKIGSMVEQARQLAAQRHSTIEIEAAREGMVVQLNTPKPAGGET
- a CDS encoding NADH-quinone oxidoreductase subunit A, with product MLGCLAVLFTGGMLVGSVMLGRSAKRSKIKDTAYECGMLPIGEGSTRLSVKFYLVAMLFILFDIEVVFLYPWAVVYKDMLRHQAGLILGAMLSFLGILVVGYVYALKKRALDWKG